In the Dehalococcoidia bacterium genome, one interval contains:
- the aroF gene encoding 3-deoxy-7-phosphoheptulonate synthase, with protein MIIILKPTATKQDADEIIARIDGLGLKPLYMPGTERTVLGAIGDERVLASLHLESHPLVERITPILTPYKLVSRDMHPANTVVEIGGVPVGGKRFVVIAGPCAIETREQMFATAQAVKEAGANCLRAGAFKPRSSPYSFQGLGVKGLRILKDVSEKTGLPIVTEVVEAGDVPTVDRYADAFQVGARNMQNFRLLTKLGQSQKPVILKRGMAASVEDLLLAAEYIVAEGNPNVILCERGIRTFETATRNTLDLNAIPHIKLKSHLPVIVDPSHGTGVRDYVSPMAKAAVACGADGLLIEVHVNPSEALSDGQQSLYPEQFSRLMKELRPFVAAAGREL; from the coding sequence GAAGCCGCTTTATATGCCGGGGACTGAGCGTACTGTGCTGGGTGCTATCGGTGACGAACGGGTTCTGGCAAGTCTGCATCTGGAGAGCCATCCGCTGGTTGAGCGCATTACCCCGATCCTGACGCCTTACAAACTGGTGAGTCGTGATATGCATCCGGCCAATACGGTGGTCGAGATTGGCGGCGTGCCCGTGGGAGGAAAGCGGTTTGTGGTGATTGCGGGTCCCTGCGCCATAGAAACACGTGAACAAATGTTCGCTACTGCCCAGGCTGTTAAGGAAGCCGGGGCGAATTGCTTGCGGGCCGGGGCTTTCAAGCCGAGATCGAGTCCTTACAGCTTTCAGGGTCTGGGAGTCAAGGGGCTGCGGATTCTGAAGGATGTATCGGAGAAGACCGGCCTTCCGATTGTCACTGAAGTGGTCGAGGCAGGCGATGTGCCCACGGTGGATCGGTATGCCGATGCTTTTCAGGTTGGTGCTCGAAACATGCAGAATTTCCGCCTGCTGACCAAGCTGGGTCAATCGCAGAAGCCGGTGATCTTAAAGCGCGGCATGGCGGCCTCTGTAGAGGACCTGCTTCTGGCTGCGGAGTATATCGTCGCTGAGGGGAATCCCAATGTGATTCTCTGTGAGCGCGGCATCCGCACTTTCGAGACCGCTACCCGCAATACGCTGGATTTGAATGCTATCCCCCATATCAAACTCAAGAGTCACCTGCCGGTGATTGTGGACCCCTCTCACGGCACCGGAGTTCGAGATTATGTGTCGCCGATGGCCAAGGCCGCGGTGGCCTGTGGCGCCGATGGCCTTCTGATCGAGGTTCACGTCAATCCCAGCGAAGCCCTTTCCGATGGACAGCAATCCCTTTATCCCGAGCAGTTCTCTCGCTTGATGAAAGAGTTGCGGCCGTTTGTGGCAGCAGCGGGACGTGAACTCTGA